Proteins from one Pseudarthrobacter sp. BIM B-2242 genomic window:
- a CDS encoding aldehyde dehydrogenase (NADP(+)) — MTLTGNSLIAGTEVAGTNGSTFGINPATNEALEPAYTLVSDDQLKAATDAAADAFESFSTLEPERHARFLEAIAENIDAVGEELINRASAETGLGAERLRGERARTVGQLRLFANVVRTGDFRGVRVDPALPERAPLPRADIRLRQIPLGPVAVFGASNFPLAFSVAGGDTASALAAGCPVVVKAHNAHPGTAELVGHAVAKAVRDLELHPGVFSLVYGSGASIGQALVADPAIKAVGFTGSRAGGTALMRTAAARPEPIPVYAEMSSINPVYVLPGALTGDLDALAAQYVTSVTGSSGQLCTSPGLVFVPEGEAGDRFAAAVASSVAGQAGQTMLSQGIAASWDKGYNSVAGVDDVQLVARGRAGTTANAPAPAVFGTNLDVFTRNAALHEEIFGAASLIVRYKDADDLIEATSRLEGQLTASLHLDADDYDAASRLIPFLERKVGRIIINGWPTGVEVGHAMVHGGPYPATSDSRTTSVGTLAVDRFLRPVSYQNFPDELLPAPLKDANPWKVHRLVNGHAEPQQN; from the coding sequence ATGACACTGACCGGAAACTCCCTCATCGCCGGGACGGAGGTGGCCGGCACCAACGGCTCCACCTTCGGCATCAACCCGGCCACCAACGAAGCGCTGGAGCCGGCCTACACGCTGGTCAGCGACGACCAGCTGAAAGCAGCCACAGATGCGGCCGCCGACGCCTTCGAATCATTCAGCACACTGGAGCCCGAGCGCCACGCGCGCTTCCTCGAAGCCATCGCAGAGAATATCGACGCGGTCGGCGAGGAACTGATTAACCGTGCCTCCGCCGAGACCGGACTGGGAGCAGAACGTCTGCGCGGTGAACGTGCCCGCACCGTCGGTCAGCTTCGCCTTTTTGCCAACGTGGTCCGGACGGGCGACTTCCGCGGCGTCCGGGTAGACCCGGCGCTCCCTGAACGGGCACCCCTGCCCCGCGCCGACATCCGCCTGAGGCAGATCCCCCTGGGCCCTGTGGCCGTGTTCGGTGCCAGCAACTTTCCGCTGGCATTCTCCGTGGCGGGAGGGGACACCGCCTCCGCGCTCGCCGCCGGCTGCCCGGTTGTTGTTAAGGCACACAATGCCCATCCGGGAACGGCGGAGCTTGTAGGGCATGCCGTGGCGAAAGCCGTCCGCGACCTGGAACTGCACCCGGGCGTTTTCTCCCTGGTCTACGGCTCCGGTGCGAGCATCGGGCAGGCGCTTGTTGCCGATCCCGCCATAAAAGCGGTGGGATTCACCGGGTCCCGGGCCGGCGGCACTGCTTTGATGCGCACCGCCGCGGCACGCCCCGAGCCCATTCCTGTCTATGCGGAGATGTCCTCCATCAACCCGGTCTACGTCCTGCCAGGGGCCCTCACAGGCGATCTTGATGCCCTGGCCGCCCAGTACGTCACCTCTGTGACGGGAAGCTCGGGCCAATTGTGCACGTCGCCTGGTCTGGTGTTCGTGCCCGAGGGCGAGGCCGGTGACCGTTTTGCCGCCGCCGTCGCTTCCTCCGTAGCCGGCCAGGCCGGCCAGACAATGCTCAGCCAGGGGATTGCTGCCTCGTGGGATAAGGGGTACAACTCTGTTGCCGGCGTCGATGATGTGCAGCTGGTTGCCCGGGGCCGGGCAGGTACGACGGCAAACGCCCCCGCCCCGGCTGTCTTTGGGACAAACCTTGATGTCTTCACCCGCAACGCGGCGCTCCACGAGGAGATTTTTGGGGCGGCCAGCCTGATTGTGCGCTACAAGGACGCCGATGACCTGATTGAGGCAACTTCCCGCCTGGAAGGCCAACTGACGGCTTCCCTCCATCTCGACGCCGACGACTATGACGCCGCATCGAGACTCATCCCGTTCCTGGAACGGAAGGTTGGCAGGATCATCATCAACGGCTGGCCCACCGGAGTGGAGGTGGGGCACGCCATGGTTCACGGCGGCCCCTACCCGGCTACGTCCGACTCCCGCACCACGTCTGTCGGAACCTTGGCCGTGGATAGGTTCCTCAGGCCGGTCTCGTACCAGAACTTCCCTGACGAGTTGCTTCCGGCGCCGCTGAAGGATGCCAATCCCTGGAAGGTGCACCGGCTGGTCAACGGCCACGCAGAGCCGCAGCAGAACTGA
- a CDS encoding flavin reductase family protein, which produces MSAPALEARPIASDHYRAVMRHLPTGVAAICSTNPVTGARNGMIVGTFASLSMEPALVTFSVTHTSSSWPQIAAADRFSVSLLAEDQQQVCRALSAKGPDKLGTVNWSESLWGTPHIHGSLAWFDCRVEQQIVAGDHLIVIASVLEMTPGEGSPLIFHGGRFGGFAEPGATPASSIKGD; this is translated from the coding sequence ATGAGCGCCCCGGCACTGGAAGCCCGCCCCATCGCGTCGGACCACTACCGCGCCGTGATGCGGCACCTGCCCACCGGCGTAGCGGCCATCTGCTCCACGAATCCCGTCACGGGGGCACGGAACGGGATGATCGTTGGGACGTTCGCGTCCCTGTCCATGGAACCGGCCCTGGTCACCTTCAGCGTCACGCACACGTCCTCCAGCTGGCCGCAGATTGCCGCGGCCGACCGGTTCAGCGTCAGTTTGCTCGCCGAAGACCAGCAGCAGGTCTGCCGCGCACTGTCAGCCAAAGGCCCGGATAAACTCGGCACGGTGAACTGGTCTGAGTCCCTCTGGGGTACACCGCACATCCACGGTTCGCTGGCCTGGTTCGACTGCCGCGTCGAGCAGCAGATAGTTGCCGGGGACCATCTCATCGTCATCGCCAGCGTGCTGGAAATGACCCCCGGCGAGGGCAGCCCCCTCATCTTCCACGGCGGCCGCTTCGGCGGGTTCGCCGAACCCGGCGCCACACCGGCCTCATCGATCAAAGGAGATTGA
- a CDS encoding flavin reductase family protein has protein sequence MDITPAAADTLTADISPAFYRQILGKLPTGVVAITGTNDDDEKLGLVVGTFQSLSLEPPLVMFCVDKSSSSWPKLRKLQKFTANILADDQIGICRSLSRKGPEKFEGLPCTAGPLGTPHLDGATAYIDCIVTAEVVVGDHYMVVGAVTSMEEGTGDALLFRGGKFGQYLPIEIPAPEAVRTAS, from the coding sequence ATGGACATCACCCCGGCAGCAGCCGATACACTCACCGCGGACATCAGCCCCGCGTTCTACCGCCAGATACTCGGAAAGCTGCCCACCGGCGTCGTAGCCATCACAGGAACCAACGACGATGACGAGAAGCTCGGCCTGGTGGTGGGCACCTTCCAGTCCTTGTCCCTGGAACCTCCACTGGTGATGTTCTGCGTGGACAAGTCCTCCTCCAGCTGGCCGAAACTGCGCAAGCTGCAGAAGTTCACCGCCAACATCCTCGCGGATGACCAGATCGGCATTTGCCGCTCCCTTTCCCGCAAGGGCCCGGAGAAGTTTGAAGGCCTGCCCTGCACTGCCGGGCCCCTTGGCACACCCCACCTGGACGGCGCCACCGCTTATATCGACTGCATCGTCACCGCGGAAGTGGTGGTGGGCGACCACTACATGGTGGTCGGAGCAGTGACCAGCATGGAAGAAGGAACCGGCGATGCCCTGCTTTTCCGGGGCGGCAAATTCGGCCAGTACCTTCCTATCGAAATCCCGGCACCGGAAGCAGTAAGGACAGCATCATGA
- a CDS encoding AEC family transporter — protein sequence MLKGFFVVGAVLLVGYVLGKTNALGPQGTKVLSTLTFLVGLPSLMFSMIASRHISEVLSPTGLISVVTAAAVMILFAVIGAIGRWGVRRTTIGALATGIVNSTNLGVPLSLYILGSATLWRRSCSSSWPL from the coding sequence GTGCTAAAGGGCTTCTTCGTCGTGGGCGCCGTCTTGCTGGTGGGGTACGTCCTAGGCAAGACGAATGCCTTGGGTCCGCAGGGGACAAAGGTACTGTCCACGTTGACGTTCCTGGTCGGGTTACCCAGCCTGATGTTTTCCATGATCGCCTCACGCCACATCTCGGAGGTTCTCAGCCCGACAGGCCTGATCTCGGTGGTAACGGCAGCTGCCGTCATGATCCTGTTCGCCGTCATCGGGGCGATCGGCCGCTGGGGAGTTCGCCGCACCACCATCGGGGCTCTGGCCACGGGGATAGTGAATTCCACGAACCTTGGCGTCCCGCTCTCGCTGTACATCCTTGGAAGCGCCACTTTGTGGCGCCGATCATGCTCTTCCAGTTGGCCGTTGTGA
- a CDS encoding AEC family transporter, with amino-acid sequence MLFQLAVVTPVALTILDLTDPARKKVSLGHMLSIPLRNPVTVAAVLGILVSASGVQVPDLLLDPMRLVAQLTVPLMLIIFGMSLNGLAVGQSAGDRVPTLLAVLLKSGIQPLLAWLLAAFVLHLDPFGTFVVVACAILPTGQNVVLYAVRYGVAQKIAQSAAVLTTLLAVPLLLGAAWILG; translated from the coding sequence ATGCTCTTCCAGTTGGCCGTTGTGACGCCGGTGGCACTGACCATCCTTGATCTCACCGATCCGGCCAGGAAAAAGGTGTCACTCGGGCACATGCTCTCCATCCCGCTGCGCAACCCGGTGACGGTGGCGGCCGTGCTGGGTATTCTCGTCAGTGCGTCCGGAGTGCAGGTACCTGACCTGCTCTTGGACCCCATGAGGCTGGTCGCGCAACTGACCGTTCCCCTGATGCTGATCATTTTCGGTATGTCCCTGAACGGACTCGCCGTGGGGCAAAGCGCCGGCGACCGGGTGCCGACGCTCCTGGCTGTGCTGCTCAAGTCCGGCATCCAGCCCCTTCTGGCCTGGCTGCTGGCCGCTTTCGTTTTACACCTCGACCCCTTCGGCACCTTCGTCGTTGTGGCCTGCGCCATCCTTCCCACGGGTCAGAATGTGGTCCTGTATGCAGTCCGGTACGGTGTCGCCCAGAAAATAGCCCAGTCCGCAGCTGTGCTTACGACGCTTCTCGCGGTACCCCTGCTCCTGGGAGCAGCCTGGATCCTGGGCTGA
- a CDS encoding 2-keto-4-pentenoate hydratase has protein sequence MSTITLEDIASSLRAARRQGQPIEAPIETWPGLDPDGAFEVQKINVDHALADGDRLVGYKLGNIAKVMQDAFGLDQPDYGHLLASTFAYEGTALERDRFIAPYVELEPAFMLRKPLGGHNTTVADVIDAIEFALPAIEIIDSRVKQWDIGLCDTLADNGSTGAVILGGTPRRVTDLNLRDTRGVLRFNGREVISGSTGNILGNPLAAVAWLVNRLAAYGVTFEAGQVILPGSCLQAVPMNEAGRWTGTFEGWGTVEFDVTDAAAN, from the coding sequence ATGTCCACCATTACGCTCGAGGACATTGCCTCCTCCCTCCGCGCAGCACGCAGGCAGGGCCAGCCCATTGAAGCGCCGATCGAAACCTGGCCTGGCCTGGATCCCGACGGCGCCTTCGAGGTCCAGAAGATCAATGTGGACCATGCCCTGGCAGATGGAGACCGGCTCGTCGGATACAAGCTAGGCAACATCGCCAAGGTCATGCAGGATGCCTTTGGCCTCGACCAGCCAGACTACGGACACCTTCTTGCCAGTACTTTTGCTTATGAGGGAACCGCTCTCGAACGTGACCGGTTCATCGCGCCGTACGTTGAACTGGAACCCGCATTTATGCTCCGCAAGCCTCTGGGCGGACACAACACCACAGTTGCGGACGTCATCGATGCCATCGAGTTCGCCCTTCCGGCTATCGAGATCATCGATTCCCGCGTGAAGCAATGGGATATCGGGCTGTGCGACACCCTGGCCGACAACGGCTCCACCGGCGCCGTCATCCTCGGCGGCACACCGCGCAGGGTGACGGATTTGAACCTGCGGGACACCAGGGGCGTCCTGCGCTTCAACGGCCGGGAAGTCATCAGCGGCTCCACCGGAAACATCCTCGGCAACCCGCTTGCCGCCGTCGCCTGGCTCGTCAACCGCCTCGCCGCGTACGGCGTCACGTTCGAGGCCGGCCAGGTCATCCTTCCGGGAAGCTGCCTGCAGGCCGTCCCCATGAACGAAGCCGGCCGGTGGACGGGGACATTCGAGGGCTGGGGCACTGTCGAATTCGACGTCACAGACGCTGCAGCCAACTGA
- a CDS encoding cupin domain-containing protein, translating into METTLVGSLTKAGSIQKVENGFIGLPSMNEPGTISAIGDSLHNPEGSVMCAGFFELKASEPLIYTYTYDEMKVVIKGEFILTDQSTGEVTHAKERDVLFFPKGTTVKFETPEYGLGFFAGDRTFNP; encoded by the coding sequence ATGGAAACCACCCTCGTAGGATCACTGACCAAGGCCGGATCCATCCAAAAGGTCGAAAACGGCTTCATCGGCCTGCCGTCGATGAACGAGCCCGGCACGATCTCCGCGATCGGCGACTCGCTGCACAACCCGGAGGGCTCGGTCATGTGCGCCGGCTTCTTCGAGCTGAAGGCGTCCGAGCCGCTGATCTACACCTACACCTACGACGAGATGAAGGTTGTCATCAAGGGCGAATTCATCCTCACCGACCAGAGCACCGGCGAAGTCACACACGCCAAGGAACGCGACGTGCTGTTCTTCCCCAAGGGCACCACCGTGAAGTTCGAGACCCCCGAGTACGGCCTGGGGTTCTTCGCCGGCGACCGCACCTTCAACCCGTAA
- a CDS encoding fumarylacetoacetate hydrolase family protein, which yields MRLANISDRLSLITHAGMVVDVSQATGGRISPGVQECYDRWEEVLDVAGSLEDDGGRPLADVPQRHVGSPAPRPRQVFAIGLNYAAHAAEAALEVPQELTVFTKFVSALTGPYGAIALPQGTVDWEIELVVVIGRGGQSISPDNAWRHVAGVTAGQDLSERTRQSAGPAPQYSLAKSYPGFGPMGPLLVTPDEFENPDAIELGCAINGEPVQAGNTVDMVFPVPEIIARLSAVTPLLPGDVIFTGTPPGVGAGRVPQRFLHDGDELVSYVRGVGEMRHRMHQRD from the coding sequence ATGCGTTTGGCCAATATCTCAGACCGGCTGTCGCTTATCACACACGCCGGAATGGTGGTGGATGTCTCGCAGGCAACAGGCGGACGCATCAGCCCCGGCGTCCAGGAGTGCTACGACCGCTGGGAGGAGGTTCTCGACGTCGCGGGCTCTCTGGAGGACGACGGCGGCCGACCGCTGGCGGACGTGCCGCAGCGTCATGTCGGCAGTCCGGCTCCCCGCCCGCGCCAGGTGTTTGCCATCGGGCTGAACTATGCAGCGCACGCTGCAGAGGCAGCATTGGAAGTCCCTCAGGAACTCACTGTCTTCACGAAGTTCGTCAGCGCGCTCACCGGCCCGTACGGCGCCATAGCCCTGCCGCAGGGAACCGTCGACTGGGAGATCGAGCTCGTTGTGGTCATTGGACGGGGCGGACAGAGCATCAGCCCGGACAACGCATGGCGCCACGTGGCCGGCGTTACGGCCGGGCAGGACCTCTCTGAGCGGACAAGGCAGTCCGCGGGACCTGCGCCGCAATACAGTCTGGCGAAATCGTACCCCGGCTTCGGCCCCATGGGACCGTTGCTGGTAACTCCGGATGAGTTTGAAAACCCTGACGCAATCGAACTCGGCTGTGCCATCAACGGGGAACCTGTGCAGGCGGGAAACACAGTGGATATGGTCTTTCCGGTTCCTGAAATCATCGCCCGGCTTTCCGCTGTCACGCCCTTGCTTCCCGGCGACGTCATCTTCACCGGTACGCCGCCGGGAGTGGGAGCGGGCCGGGTTCCCCAACGCTTCCTGCATGACGGGGATGAACTTGTGAGCTACGTCCGGGGCGTGGGGGAGATGCGCCACCGGATGCACCAGCGGGACTGA
- a CDS encoding ester cyclase — translation MSTKQESILKAWNGAWGDGDLSVFEALLAPGYVRHSKSGTEDVEQLRKTIEATHVAFPDTTTEILNIIEEGETAAIHWQTHGTHRGSFMDVPATGRSVTVTGASFLRFEDGKIAEEWVVWDPRELLSSLGIWHLGAGN, via the coding sequence ATGAGCACCAAGCAGGAATCGATCCTCAAAGCCTGGAACGGCGCCTGGGGCGACGGCGACCTGTCGGTCTTCGAGGCGCTGCTCGCGCCAGGCTATGTACGCCACTCGAAGTCCGGCACCGAAGACGTCGAGCAGCTGCGGAAGACCATCGAAGCCACGCACGTGGCCTTCCCGGACACAACAACGGAAATCCTGAACATTATCGAGGAAGGTGAGACTGCAGCCATCCATTGGCAGACCCACGGCACTCACCGGGGTTCTTTTATGGACGTTCCCGCCACAGGGCGGAGCGTCACCGTCACGGGAGCGTCTTTCCTTCGATTCGAGGACGGAAAGATTGCTGAGGAATGGGTGGTCTGGGACCCCCGGGAACTTCTCTCTTCCCTCGGCATCTGGCACCTGGGCGCAGGCAACTAG
- the betT gene encoding choline BCCT transporter BetT, with amino-acid sequence MSIITDKEPDTVPAELAKDRAPKVNWRVLIIAAVIIIAFSVWAMLVPASAQATMKTVVGWIAQNLGWFYVLTVTVVIGFVLWVAFSKVGSVRMGPDHSRPQYKLFTWVAYLFAAGVGIDMLFYSVTEPITQYMKPPEGAGQTAEAAREAVVWTMFHYGIAGWAMYALLGMAMGYFAYRWGMPLSIRAALYPLLGKRVRGGLGDTIDIITLVGTVFGVATAMGIGVVLLNVGFSIMFGLEQGLALQIALVIVAVVLTIAACTSGVDKAIRWVAELNIWSAAALLLYMLVTGQTSFLLNSLVENIGRFAVTLPERTLQTFAYQDGGSEWMGGWTLFFWAFWLAWGPFVGLFLARISRGRTLREFVIAAITFPVLCDFLVVSIFGNSALHEVLNGNEAFAQLAITSPQEGWYALLGMFPGAPLLIGLGTLSGMLFYLTSANSGAMMMSNFSSNITNATQDGAKGLRIFWALVTALLTIAMLVAGGVTTMEYATLIFALPVTIIAWLVMVSFTKALRMERIEREARVQRRQSIAVHGGHRADRTWGQRLAKIRSYPSKDEAAKFLEFTAQPALAEAVEEFTKQGHNATLETIPNEDTGVSGHVLVVAIPDHRDFHYQLQAVEASVPKFGRGMQHESDVYYRVEVFAQTGSEGYDLMGVTPQQIMEDVLVRYEAHLGFLAFSSEYDHPSIITPQLPPATGSPA; translated from the coding sequence TTGAGTATCATCACTGACAAAGAGCCAGACACTGTGCCGGCCGAACTCGCAAAGGACCGCGCGCCCAAGGTTAACTGGCGGGTCCTTATCATCGCTGCAGTCATTATTATTGCCTTCTCCGTCTGGGCAATGCTGGTCCCCGCCAGCGCCCAGGCCACCATGAAGACGGTGGTGGGCTGGATCGCACAGAACCTCGGCTGGTTCTATGTGCTCACGGTCACTGTCGTCATCGGGTTTGTGCTGTGGGTGGCGTTCTCCAAGGTGGGCTCGGTCCGGATGGGCCCGGACCACTCCCGTCCGCAGTACAAGCTGTTCACCTGGGTGGCATACCTGTTCGCCGCCGGGGTGGGCATCGACATGCTGTTCTACTCCGTGACCGAACCCATCACCCAGTACATGAAACCGCCGGAGGGCGCAGGCCAGACGGCCGAGGCAGCCCGCGAAGCCGTGGTGTGGACGATGTTCCACTACGGCATTGCGGGCTGGGCCATGTATGCCCTCCTCGGCATGGCCATGGGCTACTTCGCCTACCGGTGGGGCATGCCGCTGTCCATCCGCGCAGCCCTGTATCCCCTGCTGGGCAAACGCGTCCGGGGCGGGCTCGGGGACACGATCGACATCATCACCCTGGTGGGCACCGTCTTCGGTGTGGCTACGGCCATGGGGATCGGTGTGGTCCTGCTGAACGTAGGATTCTCCATCATGTTCGGACTGGAGCAGGGCCTGGCCCTGCAGATCGCCCTGGTCATTGTCGCCGTCGTCCTCACCATCGCGGCCTGCACCTCCGGCGTGGACAAAGCGATCCGCTGGGTCGCGGAGCTGAACATCTGGAGCGCCGCTGCCCTGTTGTTGTACATGCTGGTGACCGGCCAAACCTCGTTCCTGCTCAACTCCCTGGTGGAGAACATCGGCAGGTTTGCCGTTACCTTGCCCGAACGCACCCTGCAGACGTTCGCTTACCAGGACGGCGGTTCGGAGTGGATGGGTGGCTGGACCCTGTTCTTCTGGGCCTTCTGGCTGGCCTGGGGCCCGTTCGTGGGCCTGTTCCTGGCCCGCATCTCCCGTGGCCGGACCCTGCGGGAGTTCGTCATCGCCGCCATCACCTTCCCGGTGCTCTGCGACTTCCTCGTCGTAAGCATCTTCGGTAACAGTGCCCTGCATGAGGTACTGAACGGCAACGAGGCGTTCGCGCAGCTGGCCATTACCAGCCCGCAAGAGGGCTGGTACGCGCTGCTCGGGATGTTCCCCGGAGCTCCTCTCCTGATCGGGCTGGGCACGTTGTCCGGCATGCTGTTCTACCTCACCAGCGCCAACTCCGGGGCCATGATGATGTCCAACTTCTCGTCCAACATCACTAATGCCACCCAGGACGGCGCCAAGGGACTGCGGATCTTCTGGGCCTTGGTCACCGCCCTGCTGACCATCGCGATGCTGGTGGCCGGCGGCGTGACCACCATGGAGTACGCCACCCTGATCTTCGCCCTACCGGTGACCATCATCGCCTGGCTGGTCATGGTCTCCTTCACCAAGGCGCTGCGGATGGAGCGGATCGAACGTGAGGCCCGCGTCCAGCGGCGGCAGTCGATAGCGGTGCACGGAGGCCACAGGGCGGACCGCACGTGGGGCCAGCGACTGGCGAAGATACGCTCCTACCCGTCCAAGGACGAGGCTGCGAAGTTCCTTGAGTTCACTGCGCAGCCGGCGCTGGCCGAGGCTGTCGAGGAGTTCACCAAACAGGGCCATAACGCAACCCTGGAAACCATCCCGAACGAAGACACGGGTGTCTCAGGCCATGTGCTCGTGGTGGCCATCCCGGACCACAGGGACTTCCACTACCAGCTCCAGGCTGTCGAAGCTTCAGTACCGAAATTCGGCCGCGGCATGCAACACGAATCCGATGTCTACTACCGCGTGGAAGTGTTCGCGCAGACCGGCTCCGAGGGCTATGACCTGATGGGCGTGACCCCGCAGCAGATCATGGAAGACGTGCTGGTCCGTTACGAGGCCCACCTGGGCTTCCTGGCCTTCTCGAGCGAATACGACCATCCTTCGATCATCACTCCACAGCTACCACCGGCCACCGGTTCCCCCGCATAG
- a CDS encoding NAD(P)/FAD-dependent oxidoreductase: MTEQTDVVVIGAGLAGLVTARELTNRGHQVVVLEARDRIGGRVYTERRLGQNLELGGNWLHWTQPHVWAEVTSYGLEVSRGPRSEETFWLAGNEVRRGNLDDFMKLIDPGMTRLLEDTTKWLPRPDAPLTVENLADVDQYNLQEMLDKLDLSEDERNANEAAWVGHFNAPLDQCAYVNALRWTAGSSGHWHLMHEASAIYRLKNGNDGLANAIAADTTADIRLNTPVTSVRHDSDGATVTYGAGHDIRATKVVITLPQNVLHKLDVQPALSEGKLAPSREKTASQGVKAWIRVKGPIKPFFAYSAQDKPLSVIRTEFIGDDDAVLVGFGADANRIDVTDIEQVKEAIRVWRDDLEVLEVTGHKWGEDPYAEETWQIQRPGQLTKYHAAQQASEGALHFASSDTANIWAGFFDGAIESALRAGRTIHAELKEVRP; the protein is encoded by the coding sequence ATGACTGAACAAACAGACGTCGTCGTCATCGGCGCCGGTCTCGCAGGCCTCGTCACTGCCCGCGAACTCACCAACCGGGGCCACCAGGTAGTGGTCCTGGAAGCCCGCGACCGCATCGGCGGCCGCGTCTACACCGAACGCCGCCTGGGCCAGAACCTCGAACTCGGCGGCAACTGGCTGCACTGGACCCAGCCCCACGTCTGGGCCGAGGTGACCAGCTACGGCCTGGAGGTCTCCCGCGGCCCGCGCTCCGAGGAAACCTTCTGGCTGGCCGGCAACGAGGTGCGCCGCGGCAACCTGGACGACTTCATGAAACTGATCGACCCCGGCATGACGCGGCTGCTCGAAGACACCACGAAGTGGCTTCCCCGCCCCGATGCACCCCTGACCGTGGAAAACCTCGCCGACGTGGACCAATACAACCTGCAGGAAATGCTGGACAAGCTGGACCTCTCCGAGGACGAACGGAACGCGAACGAGGCCGCCTGGGTGGGCCACTTCAACGCGCCCCTGGACCAGTGCGCCTACGTCAACGCCCTGCGCTGGACCGCCGGATCCTCCGGCCACTGGCACCTGATGCACGAGGCCTCGGCGATCTACCGCCTGAAGAACGGCAACGACGGGCTGGCCAACGCCATCGCCGCGGACACCACTGCGGACATCCGCCTCAACACACCCGTGACAAGCGTCCGCCACGACAGCGACGGCGCCACCGTCACCTACGGTGCCGGCCACGACATCCGGGCTACGAAGGTGGTCATCACCCTGCCGCAGAACGTGCTGCACAAACTCGATGTCCAGCCCGCCCTGTCCGAGGGCAAGCTCGCCCCCAGCCGGGAAAAAACCGCGTCCCAGGGCGTCAAGGCATGGATCCGGGTCAAGGGCCCGATCAAGCCCTTCTTCGCCTACTCCGCCCAGGACAAACCGCTCTCCGTGATCCGCACCGAGTTCATTGGTGACGACGACGCCGTCCTGGTCGGCTTCGGCGCCGATGCGAACCGCATCGATGTGACCGACATCGAGCAGGTCAAGGAAGCCATCAGGGTATGGCGGGATGACCTGGAAGTCCTCGAAGTCACCGGACACAAGTGGGGTGAAGATCCTTACGCCGAGGAAACCTGGCAGATCCAGCGCCCCGGCCAGCTCACCAAGTACCATGCCGCACAGCAGGCCAGCGAAGGCGCACTGCACTTCGCCAGCAGCGACACCGCCAACATCTGGGCAGGCTTCTTCGACGGCGCCATCGAGTCCGCCCTCCGCGCCGGACGCACCATCCACGCAGAACTAAAGGAGGTACGGCCATGA